Proteins found in one Pseudomonas mosselii genomic segment:
- a CDS encoding argininosuccinate synthase yields the protein MADVKKVVLAYSGGLDTSVILKWLQDTYNCEVVTFTADLGQGEEVEPARAKAQAMGVKEIYIDDLREEFVRDFVFPMFRANTVYEGEYLLGTSIARPLIAKRLIEIANETGADAISHGATGKGNDQVRFELGAYALKPGVKVIAPWREWDLLSREKLMDYAEKHGIPIERHGKKKSPYSMDANLLHISYEGGVLEDTWTEHEEDMWRWSVSPENAPDQATYLELTYRNGDIVAIDGVEKTPATVLADLNRIGGANGIGRLDIVENRYVGMKSRGCYETPGGTIMLKAHRAIESITLDREVAHLKDELMPKYASLIYTGYWWSPERLMLQQMIDASQVNVNGVVRLKLYKGNVTVVGRKSDDSLFDANIATFEEDGGAYNQADAAGFIKLNALRMRIAANKGRSLL from the coding sequence ATGGCGGACGTAAAAAAGGTCGTATTGGCGTATTCCGGCGGCCTTGATACTTCGGTGATTCTCAAGTGGCTGCAGGACACCTACAACTGTGAAGTGGTGACCTTCACCGCTGACCTCGGCCAGGGCGAGGAGGTCGAGCCGGCCCGCGCCAAGGCCCAGGCGATGGGCGTGAAAGAAATCTACATCGACGATCTGCGCGAAGAGTTCGTGCGTGACTTCGTCTTCCCGATGTTCCGCGCCAACACCGTCTACGAAGGCGAGTACCTGCTGGGTACCTCCATCGCCCGTCCGCTGATCGCCAAGCGCCTGATCGAGATCGCCAACGAAACCGGCGCCGACGCCATTTCCCACGGTGCCACCGGCAAGGGTAACGACCAGGTGCGCTTCGAGCTGGGTGCCTATGCGCTCAAGCCAGGCGTCAAGGTCATTGCCCCGTGGCGCGAGTGGGACCTGCTGTCCCGCGAGAAGCTGATGGACTATGCCGAGAAGCACGGCATCCCGATCGAGCGCCACGGCAAGAAGAAATCGCCGTACTCGATGGACGCCAACCTGTTGCACATCTCCTACGAAGGCGGTGTCCTGGAAGATACCTGGACCGAGCATGAGGAAGACATGTGGCGCTGGAGCGTCTCGCCGGAGAATGCCCCTGACCAGGCCACCTACCTCGAGCTGACCTACCGCAACGGTGACATCGTTGCCATCGACGGCGTCGAGAAGACCCCGGCCACCGTGCTGGCCGACCTCAACCGCATCGGCGGCGCCAACGGCATCGGTCGCCTGGACATCGTCGAGAACCGCTACGTCGGCATGAAGTCGCGCGGCTGCTACGAGACCCCGGGCGGCACCATCATGCTCAAGGCCCACCGCGCCATCGAGTCGATCACGCTGGACCGCGAAGTCGCTCACCTGAAGGATGAGCTGATGCCCAAGTACGCCAGCCTGATCTACACCGGCTACTGGTGGAGCCCGGAGCGTCTGATGCTGCAGCAGATGATCGACGCCTCCCAGGTCAACGTGAACGGCGTCGTACGCCTGAAGCTGTACAAGGGCAACGTCACGGTCGTCGGCCGCAAGTCGGACGATTCGCTGTTCGATGCCAATATCGCGACCTTCGAGGAAGACGGCGGCGCCTACAATCAGGCCGACGCCGCGGGCTTCATCAAGCTCAATGCACTGCGCATGCGCATCGCGGCCAACAAGGGTCGTTCGCTGCTGTAA
- a CDS encoding response regulator transcription factor: MNKVLIVDDHPVIRLAVRMLMERHGYEVVAESDNGVDALQLTREYLPDIVILDIGIPKLDGLEVIARMTLASPGTKVLVLTSQAPGHFSMRCMQAGAAGYVCKQQELTELLSAIKAVLSGYSYFPNQALHKGRSGVSGATEMEMVERLSGREMMVLQQLARGKSNKEIADSMFLSNKTVSTYKTRLLLKLNARSLVDLIELAQRHGLA; this comes from the coding sequence ATGAATAAAGTGCTGATCGTGGATGATCACCCGGTCATTCGCCTGGCCGTACGCATGCTGATGGAGCGGCATGGCTACGAGGTGGTGGCGGAGAGCGACAATGGTGTGGATGCCTTGCAACTGACGCGGGAATATCTGCCGGACATTGTCATTCTGGATATCGGGATCCCCAAACTGGATGGGCTTGAAGTGATTGCCCGAATGACCCTGGCAAGTCCGGGGACCAAGGTGTTGGTGTTGACGTCTCAGGCGCCAGGGCATTTCTCGATGCGCTGCATGCAGGCAGGGGCGGCGGGTTATGTGTGCAAGCAACAGGAACTGACCGAACTGCTCAGCGCGATCAAGGCCGTGCTGTCCGGTTACAGTTACTTCCCCAACCAGGCGTTGCACAAGGGGAGATCGGGTGTGAGTGGCGCCACGGAGATGGAGATGGTCGAGCGGCTTTCCGGGCGGGAGATGATGGTGCTGCAGCAGCTTGCCCGGGGCAAGAGCAACAAGGAGATCGCCGACAGCATGTTTCTCAGCAACAAAACAGTCAGCACCTACAAGACGCGACTGTTGCTCAAGCTCAATGCCCGCTCGCTGGTGGACCTGATCGAACTCGCCCAGCGCCACGGGCTGGCCTGA
- a CDS encoding PA3496 family putative envelope integrity protein, which produces MSTDKEDLAIDDDFQSADDDVEPQAEPAKTNLSKRRTIDNMLEERRLQKQLADFDYDL; this is translated from the coding sequence ATGAGCACCGATAAAGAAGACTTGGCAATCGACGACGATTTTCAGAGTGCGGACGACGATGTGGAGCCGCAGGCCGAACCGGCCAAGACCAACCTGAGCAAACGCCGCACCATTGACAACATGCTTGAGGAACGACGCCTGCAAAAGCAACTGGCCGACTTCGACTACGACCTGTAG
- the nth gene encoding endonuclease III, with protein sequence MNAAKRLEIFRRLHEDNPEPKTELAYSTPFELLIAVILSAQSTDVGVNKATARLFPAANTPQAIHALGIEGLSEYIKTIGLYNSKAKNVIETCRLLIEQHAGEVPQTREALEALPGVGRKTANVVLNTAFRQFTMAVDTHIFRVSNRTGIAPGKTVLEVEKKLLKFVPRDYLLDAHHWLILHGRYVCQARKPRCGSCRIEDLCEYKQKTSDD encoded by the coding sequence ATGAATGCCGCCAAACGCCTGGAGATCTTTCGCAGGCTGCATGAAGACAATCCCGAGCCCAAGACCGAACTGGCCTATTCCACCCCCTTCGAACTGCTGATAGCGGTAATCCTCTCGGCCCAGTCGACGGATGTCGGCGTCAACAAGGCCACCGCTCGCCTGTTCCCGGCCGCAAACACCCCACAAGCGATCCACGCCTTGGGCATCGAAGGCCTGAGCGAGTACATCAAGACCATCGGCCTGTACAACAGCAAGGCCAAGAACGTCATCGAAACCTGCCGCCTGCTGATCGAACAGCACGCCGGCGAAGTCCCGCAGACCCGCGAAGCCCTCGAAGCCCTGCCAGGCGTTGGCCGCAAGACCGCCAATGTGGTGCTCAACACTGCCTTTCGCCAATTCACCATGGCCGTCGACACGCATATCTTCCGGGTCAGCAACCGCACGGGCATCGCGCCGGGTAAAACCGTGCTGGAGGTGGAGAAGAAGTTGCTCAAGTTCGTCCCCAGGGACTATCTGCTCGATGCCCATCACTGGTTGATCCTGCATGGCCGCTATGTCTGTCAGGCCCGAAAACCGCGCTGCGGCAGTTGCCGGATCGAAGACCTGTGCGAATACAAGCAGAAGACTTCTGACGATTGA
- a CDS encoding Rnf-Nqr domain containing protein has product MKRCWPVPISLVPLLGATGTVVQALAISLCTVLLVGLHQVLMIPLRRHLDHGPRLWASTVLAAALATCLHLGLQAWAMPLAQQLALYPLLLALPCLASEQLPAQPGRYRQLGLGLLGVLATGLALGICRQLLSDALGLHLAALAPGALILLGLLLGLYNHLRPSNTASRRQGTR; this is encoded by the coding sequence ATGAAGCGTTGCTGGCCCGTGCCAATCAGCCTGGTGCCATTGCTCGGCGCGACCGGCACTGTCGTCCAGGCGTTGGCGATAAGCCTTTGCACAGTGTTGCTGGTAGGCCTGCACCAGGTATTGATGATCCCGCTGCGCAGGCACCTGGACCATGGCCCCCGCCTGTGGGCAAGTACTGTACTTGCCGCCGCCTTGGCGACCTGCCTGCACCTCGGCCTGCAAGCCTGGGCGATGCCCCTGGCCCAGCAACTTGCCCTCTACCCGCTGCTGTTGGCCCTGCCCTGCCTGGCCAGTGAGCAACTGCCAGCACAACCTGGCCGATATCGCCAGTTGGGGCTAGGACTGCTCGGTGTCCTCGCAACCGGCCTGGCCCTGGGCATCTGCCGCCAACTGCTGAGCGATGCTCTCGGCCTACACCTCGCCGCACTGGCTCCTGGCGCCTTGATACTGCTCGGCCTGCTGCTGGGCCTGTACAATCACTTGCGTCCATCGAACACCGCCTCACGCCGTCAAGGAACCCGCTGA
- a CDS encoding RnfABCDGE type electron transport complex subunit G: MIARKRSTAVLLLVAGLAIAATLAWQRFTAGPIAVASRQWQEQQWLKVLPPGSYDNRPLQTPVALTDTKLSHSHLLAGYRANLAGATSAVLLHSSVQGYGGAIELVIAISPAGRLVGVRVLKQQESPGLGDQLVDPARHWLDQFLGQTLRDTPEQAWALKRDQGAFDQLAGATVTSRAVIEAIQDTLRYFDQHRPALLGETPP; the protein is encoded by the coding sequence ATGATCGCCCGCAAACGCAGTACCGCAGTGCTGCTACTGGTGGCAGGACTGGCAATTGCCGCGACACTGGCCTGGCAGCGCTTCACCGCCGGACCGATTGCCGTGGCCTCCCGCCAGTGGCAGGAACAGCAGTGGCTCAAGGTGCTGCCACCGGGCAGCTACGACAACCGGCCATTGCAAACGCCCGTGGCACTCACGGACACTAAACTGAGCCATAGCCATCTGCTGGCCGGCTACCGCGCCAACTTGGCGGGAGCCACCAGCGCTGTTCTGCTTCACAGCAGCGTCCAAGGCTATGGCGGTGCCATCGAGTTGGTGATCGCCATCAGCCCTGCGGGCCGTCTGGTGGGCGTGCGTGTACTCAAACAGCAGGAAAGCCCTGGTTTGGGCGATCAACTGGTCGATCCGGCGCGCCATTGGCTGGACCAGTTTCTCGGTCAGACACTGCGCGATACACCCGAACAGGCCTGGGCGCTCAAGCGTGACCAGGGTGCGTTCGACCAACTAGCCGGGGCGACAGTGACTTCGCGGGCAGTCATCGAGGCGATCCAGGATACGCTGCGCTACTTCGACCAACATCGCCCCGCGTTGCTCGGTGAGACACCCCCATGA
- a CDS encoding RnfABCDGE type electron transport complex subunit D, producing the protein MTTTDPRLRSTMQRVLLACAPGLLVLFGLHGWGVLINLLLSACTALVTEALLLRWRRMPVACAAGDGSALVTATLLAAALPSQAPWWLPVTAACVAIGLGKQAFGGVGRNLFNPAMVGYGFVLLSFPLQMNHWPGQAPGLVESLSLSFGASERIDAWASPTVLDVLRHNRSLTIDELFASHPAFGHLGGRGTEWVNLAFLLGGVFLLQRKVFGWQAPVGLLGALFLSSLLGWNGSGSDSHGSPLLHLLSGSTMLAAFFIATEPVSGCKQPQARLLFGIGTGLLIYLIRTWGSFADGTAFAVLLMNLVAPILDRWVERRQQACP; encoded by the coding sequence ATGACGACCACTGATCCGCGCCTGCGCAGCACCATGCAACGGGTACTGCTAGCCTGCGCCCCTGGTCTGCTGGTGCTGTTCGGGTTGCATGGCTGGGGCGTGCTGATCAATCTGCTGTTGAGCGCTTGCACGGCGCTGGTCACCGAAGCGCTGCTGCTGCGCTGGCGGAGAATGCCGGTCGCCTGCGCCGCTGGCGACGGCAGCGCGCTAGTCACCGCCACGCTGCTGGCGGCTGCCTTACCCAGCCAGGCGCCCTGGTGGCTGCCGGTGACGGCGGCTTGCGTCGCCATCGGCCTGGGGAAACAGGCTTTCGGTGGCGTCGGGCGCAACCTGTTCAACCCCGCCATGGTCGGCTATGGGTTCGTCCTGCTGAGTTTCCCACTGCAGATGAACCACTGGCCAGGTCAGGCACCTGGGCTCGTGGAAAGCCTGAGCCTGAGCTTCGGGGCCAGTGAAAGGATCGACGCCTGGGCCAGCCCCACGGTGCTTGATGTCTTGCGCCACAACCGTAGCCTGACCATCGACGAACTGTTCGCCAGTCACCCGGCGTTCGGCCATCTGGGTGGGCGTGGCACCGAGTGGGTCAATCTCGCCTTCCTGCTCGGCGGGGTGTTCCTGCTGCAGCGCAAGGTCTTCGGCTGGCAGGCCCCCGTCGGCCTGCTCGGCGCCTTGTTCCTGTCCAGCCTGCTGGGCTGGAATGGCTCCGGCTCCGACTCCCACGGCTCGCCACTGCTGCACCTGCTGTCCGGTTCGACCATGCTCGCCGCCTTCTTCATCGCCACCGAACCGGTGTCCGGCTGCAAGCAACCGCAGGCCCGCCTGCTGTTCGGTATAGGCACCGGCCTGCTGATCTACCTGATCCGCACTTGGGGCAGCTTCGCCGATGGCACGGCGTTCGCCGTCCTGCTGATGAACCTCGTCGCGCCCATCCTTGACCGCTGGGTGGAACGCCGCCAGCAGGCCTGCCCATGA
- a CDS encoding Rnf-Nqr domain containing protein, with translation MSDYVLILVSAALVNHLVLQAEPIERARLHALGLCSALMILVTLPVGAWLHRQFLAPMELQNLQLFIFLPLLTALAWTLPNLLRRFRPSWPMHGLQPLLSANAVVLGLLLQLANDDADGWRVLVWAVISALGFWLALMLYADLDARCHHGEIPAALRGLPVKLIGSGVMAMALSGFNGLFTQ, from the coding sequence ATGAGTGACTACGTCCTGATCCTGGTCAGCGCCGCGCTGGTCAATCACCTGGTCCTGCAGGCCGAGCCGATCGAGCGTGCGCGCCTGCATGCATTGGGCCTGTGTTCGGCCCTGATGATCCTCGTTACGCTGCCTGTCGGCGCCTGGCTGCACCGGCAATTTCTCGCACCCATGGAGTTGCAGAACCTGCAATTGTTCATTTTCCTGCCCTTGCTGACGGCACTGGCCTGGACACTGCCAAACCTGCTCCGACGCTTTCGGCCAAGCTGGCCCATGCACGGCCTGCAACCCTTGCTGAGCGCAAACGCCGTGGTGCTAGGCTTGCTGTTACAGCTTGCCAACGACGATGCAGACGGATGGAGAGTGCTGGTGTGGGCTGTCATCAGTGCACTGGGATTCTGGCTGGCCCTCATGCTGTATGCCGACCTTGACGCCCGCTGCCACCATGGGGAAATACCCGCAGCCCTGCGCGGCTTGCCTGTGAAGCTGATCGGCAGCGGCGTGATGGCCATGGCGCTTTCGGGATTCAACGGACTCTTCACCCAATGA
- the metG gene encoding methionine--tRNA ligase has product MSEPRQILVTSALPYANGSIHLGHMLEYIQTDMWVRFQKLRGNQCIYVCADDAHGSAIMLRAEKEGITPEQLIANVQAEHSADFADFLVDFDNYHSTHSEENRELSSLIYTRLRDAGHIANRSVTQYFDPEKGMFLADRFIKGTCPKCAAEDQYGDNCEKCGATYAPTELKNPKSAISGATPVLRDSQHFFFKLPDFQAMLQQWTRSGTLQDAVANKLAEWLDSGLQEWDISRDAPYFGFEIPGEPGKYFYVWLDAPIGYMASFKNLCARRPELDFDAFWNEGSKAELYHFIGKDIVNFHALFWPAMLEGAGLRKPTAVNVHGYLTVNGAKMSKSRGTFIKARTYLDHLQPEYLRYYYAAKLGRGVDDLDLNLEDFVQKVNSDLVGKVVNIASRCAGFIHKGNDGVMVAGDAAPELTEAFLAAAPSIAEAYEARDFGRAMREIMALADRANAWIADKAPWSLAKQEGKQDEVQAICAQGVNLFRQLVIFLKPVLPLLAADAEAFLNVAPLTWDDHLSRLENHQLNPFKALMSRIEPAKVEAMVAASKEDLLAAEAKAAPTGNGELVKDPLSAEIEFDTFAAVDLRVALIVKAEAVPGADKLLQLTLDIGDERRNVFSGIKSAYPEPSLLEGRLTMMVANLKPRKMRFGVSEGMVMAAGPGGEEIYLLSPDSGAKPGQRIK; this is encoded by the coding sequence ATGTCCGAGCCACGTCAGATTCTCGTCACCAGCGCCCTGCCCTATGCCAATGGATCGATCCACCTTGGCCATATGCTGGAGTACATCCAGACGGACATGTGGGTGCGCTTCCAGAAGCTGCGCGGCAACCAGTGCATCTATGTCTGCGCCGACGACGCCCACGGTTCGGCCATCATGCTGCGCGCGGAAAAGGAAGGCATCACCCCGGAGCAGCTGATCGCCAACGTCCAGGCCGAGCACAGCGCCGACTTCGCCGACTTCCTGGTCGACTTCGACAACTACCACTCCACGCACAGCGAGGAGAACCGTGAGCTGTCGAGCCTGATCTACACCCGTCTGCGCGACGCCGGGCATATCGCCAACCGTTCGGTCACCCAGTATTTCGACCCCGAGAAGGGCATGTTCCTCGCCGACCGTTTCATCAAGGGCACCTGCCCCAAGTGCGCGGCCGAGGACCAGTACGGCGACAACTGCGAGAAATGCGGCGCCACCTACGCCCCCACCGAACTGAAGAACCCCAAGTCGGCGATCTCCGGCGCCACCCCGGTGCTGCGCGACTCGCAGCACTTCTTCTTCAAGCTGCCGGACTTCCAGGCCATGCTGCAGCAGTGGACCCGCAGCGGCACCCTGCAGGACGCGGTGGCCAACAAGCTCGCCGAATGGCTGGACTCGGGCCTGCAGGAATGGGACATCTCCCGTGACGCGCCGTACTTCGGATTCGAGATCCCGGGCGAACCGGGCAAGTACTTCTACGTTTGGCTGGACGCGCCGATCGGCTACATGGCCAGCTTCAAGAACCTCTGCGCCCGCCGCCCGGAGCTGGACTTCGACGCGTTCTGGAACGAAGGCTCCAAGGCCGAGCTGTACCACTTCATCGGCAAGGACATCGTCAACTTCCACGCGCTTTTCTGGCCGGCGATGCTCGAAGGCGCGGGCCTGCGCAAGCCGACCGCGGTCAACGTGCACGGCTACCTGACCGTCAACGGCGCAAAAATGTCGAAATCGCGCGGCACCTTCATCAAGGCGCGCACCTACCTCGACCACCTGCAGCCGGAATACCTGCGCTACTACTACGCCGCCAAGCTGGGTCGCGGCGTCGATGACCTCGACCTGAACCTCGAGGATTTCGTGCAGAAGGTCAATTCCGACCTGGTCGGCAAGGTGGTCAACATCGCCAGCCGCTGCGCCGGCTTCATCCACAAGGGCAACGATGGCGTGATGGTTGCCGGCGATGCCGCGCCCGAACTGACCGAGGCCTTCCTCGCCGCCGCGCCGTCGATCGCCGAGGCCTACGAGGCCCGCGACTTCGGCCGCGCCATGCGCGAAATCATGGCCCTGGCCGACCGCGCCAACGCCTGGATCGCCGACAAGGCGCCCTGGTCGCTGGCCAAGCAGGAGGGCAAGCAGGACGAGGTGCAGGCCATCTGCGCCCAGGGCGTCAACCTGTTCCGCCAGCTGGTAATCTTCCTCAAGCCGGTGCTGCCGCTGCTGGCAGCGGATGCCGAGGCGTTCCTCAACGTCGCCCCGCTGACCTGGGACGACCACCTGTCGCGCCTGGAAAACCATCAGCTCAACCCGTTCAAGGCCCTGATGAGCCGCATCGAGCCGGCCAAGGTCGAGGCCATGGTCGCCGCCAGCAAGGAAGACCTGCTGGCTGCCGAAGCCAAGGCCGCCCCGACGGGCAATGGCGAGCTGGTCAAGGACCCGCTGTCGGCCGAGATCGAATTCGACACCTTCGCCGCGGTCGACCTGCGCGTGGCGCTGATCGTCAAGGCCGAAGCCGTGCCCGGTGCCGACAAGCTGCTGCAGCTGACCCTGGACATCGGCGACGAGCGTCGCAACGTGTTCTCGGGCATCAAATCGGCCTACCCGGAACCTTCCCTGCTGGAAGGCCGCCTGACCATGATGGTGGCCAACCTCAAGCCGCGCAAAATGCGTTTCGGCGTTTCCGAGGGCATGGTCATGGCCGCCGGCCCCGGTGGTGAAGAAATCTACCTGCTCAGCCCTGACAGCGGCGCCAAGCCAGGCCAGCGCATCAAGTAA
- the apbC gene encoding iron-sulfur cluster carrier protein ApbC, whose translation MSAVTRAAVEGVLRQYTDPYLNQDPVSAGCVRAIDIQGGQVSVQLQLGYAAGLFKGGWAQVLQTAIGNLDGVASASVSIDCVIATHKAQAQVPAMANVKNIIAVASGKGGVGKSTTAANLALALAREGARVGILDADIYGPSQGVMFGIAEGTRPQVRDQKWFVPIKAHGVEVMSMAFLTDDNTPMVWRGPMVSGALLQLVTQTAWDDLDYLVIDMPPGTGDIQLTLAQKVPVAGSVIVTTPQDLALLDAKKGVEMFRKVNIPVLGVVENMAVHICSNCGHAEHLFGEGGGEKLAVQYGVDLLASLPLSMLIREQADSGKPTAIAEPESQIAMVYQELARQVGARIVLQEAAAPAMPSITISED comes from the coding sequence ATGAGTGCCGTCACCCGTGCCGCCGTCGAAGGCGTGCTTCGCCAGTACACCGACCCCTACCTGAACCAGGACCCGGTCAGCGCCGGTTGCGTGCGCGCCATCGACATCCAGGGCGGGCAGGTCAGCGTGCAGTTGCAGTTGGGGTATGCCGCCGGCCTGTTCAAGGGCGGCTGGGCGCAGGTGCTGCAGACCGCGATCGGCAACCTCGATGGCGTTGCCTCGGCGAGCGTGAGCATCGACTGCGTGATTGCCACCCACAAGGCTCAGGCCCAGGTGCCGGCCATGGCCAACGTGAAGAACATCATCGCCGTGGCCTCGGGCAAGGGCGGGGTCGGCAAGTCGACCACCGCCGCCAACCTGGCCCTGGCCCTGGCCCGCGAGGGCGCCCGAGTGGGTATTCTTGATGCCGACATCTATGGCCCGAGCCAGGGGGTGATGTTCGGCATCGCCGAGGGCACCCGTCCGCAGGTGCGCGATCAGAAGTGGTTCGTGCCGATCAAGGCCCATGGCGTCGAGGTCATGTCCATGGCGTTTCTCACCGACGACAACACGCCGATGGTCTGGCGTGGCCCGATGGTCTCCGGGGCATTGCTGCAACTGGTGACCCAGACCGCCTGGGACGACCTCGACTACTTGGTGATCGACATGCCGCCGGGCACCGGCGACATCCAGCTGACCCTGGCGCAGAAGGTGCCGGTGGCAGGCTCGGTGATCGTCACCACGCCCCAGGACCTGGCGTTGCTGGATGCGAAGAAAGGCGTGGAGATGTTCCGCAAAGTCAACATCCCGGTGTTGGGCGTGGTCGAGAACATGGCCGTGCATATCTGCTCCAACTGCGGCCATGCCGAGCACCTGTTCGGTGAAGGTGGTGGCGAGAAGCTGGCCGTGCAGTACGGCGTCGACCTGCTGGCGTCGCTGCCGCTGTCGATGCTGATCCGCGAACAGGCCGACAGCGGCAAGCCGACCGCCATCGCCGAGCCGGAAAGCCAGATCGCCATGGTCTACCAGGAGCTGGCGCGGCAGGTGGGGGCGCGGATCGTGCTGCAGGAAGCGGCGGCGCCGGCGATGCCGAGCATTACCATCAGCGAAGACTGA